From the Octopus sinensis linkage group LG28, ASM634580v1, whole genome shotgun sequence genome, one window contains:
- the LOC115225682 gene encoding zinc finger protein 85-like isoform X2: protein MSRLVGKSSYNCNVCKKSFSQKHGLTEHQRIHTGEKPYYCGICGKSFSKNDHLTKHIRIHTGEKPYQCDICGRSFSCTSSLTSHKRTHTGDKPYHCDICGKSFSEGSAVTKHKRIHTGEKPYHCDVCDKSFSQRNHLTAHKYIHTGKKPYHCDICGKSFSQINHLTTHKYLHTGNKPYHCDICNKSFSLKRYLTRHKFTHTGEKPYICNICGKSFSHTSSLNKHKIIHTGEKPYPCDICGVSFSQMTSLTNHKRIHTGEKPFHCDICGKSFAQVGSLAQHKCIHTGDKPYRCDICGKSFFRQCYLTVHKYIHTGEKPYHCDICGKSFSYKGNVTQHNRIHTGEKPYRCDICGKSFSHTSTLTQHQFIHTGEKQHCCDICGKSFAVMGSLTKHKRIHRGKAIPL from the exons ATGTCAAGATTGGTAGGAAAATCTTCGTATAACTGCAATGTCTGTAAAAAGTCATTCTCCCAAAAACATGGTCTTACTGAACACCagcgaattcatacaggagaaaaaccatattatTGTggtatctgcggtaaatcattttcAAAAAACGATCACCTAACTAAacatatacgcattcatacaggagaaaagccatatcagtgtgatatctgtggtagatcgTTTTCTTGTACAAGTAGCTTAACTagtcacaaacgtactcatacaggagacaagccatatcactgtgatatctgtggaaaatcattctctgaagGAAGTGCTGTAACTaagcataaacgtattcatacaggagagaaaccatatcactgtgatgtctgtgataaATCTTTTTCTCAAAGAAACCATTTAACTGCACACAAGTATATTCATACCGgaaagaaaccatatcactgtgat atctgtggtaaatcattctctcaaataaaccacttaactacacacaaataTCTTCACACAGGCAAcaaaccgtatcactgtgatatctgtaataaATCGTTTTCTTTAAAACGTTACTTAACTAGGCACAAGtttactcatacaggagaaaagccatacatctgtaatatctgtggtaaatccttctctcataCAAGCAgcttaaataaacacaaaattattcatacaggagaaaagccatatccctgtgatatttgtggtgtgtCATTCTCTCAAATGACTAGCTTAACTAACCACAAAAggattcatacgggagagaagccatttcactgtgatatctgtggtaaatcatttgctcAAGTAGGTAGCTTAGCTcaacacaaatgcattcatacaggagacaagccatatcgctgtgatatctgtggcaagtcaTTCTTTCGACAATGTTACTTAACTGTACACaagtatattcatacaggagagaaaccataccactgcgatatctgtggtaaatcattctcttataaaGGTAATGTAACCCAACAcaatcgtattcatacaggagagaaaccatatcgctgtgatatctgtggtaaatcattctctcatacaaGTACCTTAACTCAACATCAattcattcatacaggagagaaacaacattgctgtgatatttgtggcaagTCGTTCGCTGTTATGGGTAGCTTAACCAAACATAAGCGAATTCACAGAGGAAAAGCCattccactgtga
- the LOC115225682 gene encoding zinc finger protein 2 homolog isoform X3 codes for MSRLVGKSSYNCNVCKKSFSQKHGLTEHQRIHTGEKPYYCGICGKSFSKNDHLTKHIRIHTGEKPYQCDICGRSFSCTSSLTSHKRTHTGDKPYHCDICGKSFSEGSAVTKHKRIHTGEKPYHCDVCDKSFSQRNHLTAHKYIHTGKKPYHCDICGQSFSQKAVLHTHKFIHTGEKPYQCSICGKSFSLKNHLTNHKQVHTEGNSGVCDICGKSFSQINHLTTHKYLHTGNKPYHCDICNKSFSLKRYLTRHKFTHTGEKPYICNICGKSFSHTSSLNKHKIIHTGEKPYPCDICGVSFSQMTSLTNHKRIHTGEKPYRCDICGKSFSHTSTLTQHQFIHTGEKQHCCDICGKSFAVMGSLTKHKRIHRGKAIPL; via the exons ATGTCAAGATTGGTAGGAAAATCTTCGTATAACTGCAATGTCTGTAAAAAGTCATTCTCCCAAAAACATGGTCTTACTGAACACCagcgaattcatacaggagaaaaaccatattatTGTggtatctgcggtaaatcattttcAAAAAACGATCACCTAACTAAacatatacgcattcatacaggagaaaagccatatcagtgtgatatctgtggtagatcgTTTTCTTGTACAAGTAGCTTAACTagtcacaaacgtactcatacaggagacaagccatatcactgtgatatctgtggaaaatcattctctgaagGAAGTGCTGTAACTaagcataaacgtattcatacaggagagaaaccatatcactgtgatgtctgtgataaATCTTTTTCTCAAAGAAACCATTTAACTGCACACAAGTATATTCATACCGgaaagaaaccatatcactgtgatatctgtggtcaatcattttctcaaaaagctgttctacatacacataagtttattcatacgggagaaaaaccatatcagtgcagTATCTGTGGCAAATCCTTCTCTCTTAAGAATCACTTGACTAATCACAAACAGGTTCATACTGAGGGAAATTCTGGTgtctgtgacatctgtggtaaatcattctctcaaataaaccacttaactacacacaaataTCTTCACACAGGCAAcaaaccgtatcactgtgatatctgtaataaATCGTTTTCTTTAAAACGTTACTTAACTAGGCACAAGtttactcatacaggagaaaagccatacatctgtaatatctgtggtaaatccttctctcataCAAGCAgcttaaataaacacaaaattattcatacaggagaaaagccatatccctgtgatatttgtggtgtgtCATTCTCTCAAATGACTAGCTTAACTAACCACAAA cgtattcatacaggagagaaaccatatcgctgtgatatctgtggtaaatcattctctcatacaaGTACCTTAACTCAACATCAattcattcatacaggagagaaacaacattgctgtgatatttgtggcaagTCGTTCGCTGTTATGGGTAGCTTAACCAAACATAAGCGAATTCACAGAGGAAAAGCCattccactgtga
- the LOC115225682 gene encoding zinc finger protein 665-like isoform X1, with protein MSRLVGKSSYNCNVCKKSFSQKHGLTEHQRIHTGEKPYYCGICGKSFSKNDHLTKHIRIHTGEKPYQCDICGRSFSCTSSLTSHKRTHTGDKPYHCDICGKSFSEGSAVTKHKRIHTGEKPYHCDVCDKSFSQRNHLTAHKYIHTGKKPYHCDICGQSFSQKAVLHTHKFIHTGEKPYQCSICGKSFSLKNHLTNHKQVHTEGNSGVCDICGKSFSQINHLTTHKYLHTGNKPYHCDICNKSFSLKRYLTRHKFTHTGEKPYICNICGKSFSHTSSLNKHKIIHTGEKPYPCDICGVSFSQMTSLTNHKRIHTGEKPFHCDICGKSFAQVGSLAQHKCIHTGDKPYRCDICGKSFFRQCYLTVHKYIHTGEKPYHCDICGKSFSYKGNVTQHNRIHTGEKPYRCDICGKSFSHTSTLTQHQFIHTGEKQHCCDICGKSFAVMGSLTKHKRIHRGKAIPL; from the coding sequence ATGTCAAGATTGGTAGGAAAATCTTCGTATAACTGCAATGTCTGTAAAAAGTCATTCTCCCAAAAACATGGTCTTACTGAACACCagcgaattcatacaggagaaaaaccatattatTGTggtatctgcggtaaatcattttcAAAAAACGATCACCTAACTAAacatatacgcattcatacaggagaaaagccatatcagtgtgatatctgtggtagatcgTTTTCTTGTACAAGTAGCTTAACTagtcacaaacgtactcatacaggagacaagccatatcactgtgatatctgtggaaaatcattctctgaagGAAGTGCTGTAACTaagcataaacgtattcatacaggagagaaaccatatcactgtgatgtctgtgataaATCTTTTTCTCAAAGAAACCATTTAACTGCACACAAGTATATTCATACCGgaaagaaaccatatcactgtgatatctgtggtcaatcattttctcaaaaagctgttctacatacacataagtttattcatacgggagaaaaaccatatcagtgcagTATCTGTGGCAAATCCTTCTCTCTTAAGAATCACTTGACTAATCACAAACAGGTTCATACTGAGGGAAATTCTGGTgtctgtgacatctgtggtaaatcattctctcaaataaaccacttaactacacacaaataTCTTCACACAGGCAAcaaaccgtatcactgtgatatctgtaataaATCGTTTTCTTTAAAACGTTACTTAACTAGGCACAAGtttactcatacaggagaaaagccatacatctgtaatatctgtggtaaatccttctctcataCAAGCAgcttaaataaacacaaaattattcatacaggagaaaagccatatccctgtgatatttgtggtgtgtCATTCTCTCAAATGACTAGCTTAACTAACCACAAAAggattcatacgggagagaagccatttcactgtgatatctgtggtaaatcatttgctcAAGTAGGTAGCTTAGCTcaacacaaatgcattcatacaggagacaagccatatcgctgtgatatctgtggcaagtcaTTCTTTCGACAATGTTACTTAACTGTACACaagtatattcatacaggagagaaaccataccactgcgatatctgtggtaaatcattctcttataaaGGTAATGTAACCCAACAcaatcgtattcatacaggagagaaaccatatcgctgtgatatctgtggtaaatcattctctcatacaaGTACCTTAACTCAACATCAattcattcatacaggagagaaacaacattgctgtgatatttgtggcaagTCGTTCGCTGTTATGGGTAGCTTAACCAAACATAAGCGAATTCACAGAGGAAAAGCCattccactgtga